One genomic segment of Pristis pectinata isolate sPriPec2 chromosome 38, sPriPec2.1.pri, whole genome shotgun sequence includes these proteins:
- the LOC127586947 gene encoding zinc finger translocation-associated protein-like, protein MSKMEPGEGEVALSLGLQNLRSDPRQEPTIKEERLELGDDPFVMGGDSEPDKVAPGALPSISTGAGEPEDQRARAMRRPRRDHRRNYQERWRSEYLMDYDRWRHGLVCMVCGATLATLKLSTIKRHILQRHQASLLLTQTEKEVVIASWEKHVLGQNYLQEGLPVPVLSLDPAHPDLAPAAPPPPMDVIHPPPPARDPSPPAFKDVASRPAGRGRPPGKKPKAKAKPPVGRRQGLGCPSAKRVRRYYQERWRSEYLMDYDCLRHGLVCMVCGSALATLKLSTIKRHILQKHQASLSLTPSQKDVVMATWVEHLLNQSQHNIESQGAGLERLHQPHQGSANPFGQSPVESPEPVPASRDQSHVGRPGLIDQSQVEVPEAERSPVGETFRQSRAGVRHKEAGLIHQLLMGESIRLIDQSDIGIEERAGAAQFKPPHFNQSEVEIKKLGAEPNANFLQSHAKLSRTESSQFVNQSQMTVEPRGAGPAPPAGSPVPGPTEPGPVVKAENHPEPQPPSPSPFSPPSPPPPSPPNPEPTPGRGVRRHYQQRWRSEHLMDYDPRRRRLVCMVCGKALATLTLGAIRRHVLQNHPHSLLFNRAEKENILEAWNEQPWRREPGGAPEPPTLSPAGKRPLRRYQERWRSEHLMDYDPWRRRLVCMVCGKALATLTLGAIRRHVLQSHPHSLHFSPAARENILQAWSKTVPWQREEESVPPDPGQVRPSAPSSQHGAAVGPADRELGEPQEERSRSPVEIEVYVEEPEKSPAARRRFPGRDHRRNYQERWRLEYLMDYDQWRHGLVCMVCGATLATLKLSTIKRHILQRHQASLGYTLTQKVLLAQEWNKKVAAIARMDLWRLPSGQSQEGPPRDPGGIAAGGT, encoded by the exons ATGTCAAAAATGGAGCCTGGGGAAGGAGAAGTGGCCCTGAGCCTCGGTCTCCAGAACCTGCGGTCTGATCCGAGACAGGAGCCCACGATTAAAGAGGAGAGGCTGGAGCTGG GCGACGACCCCTTTGTGATGGGTGGGGACTCTGAGCCGGACAAGGTCGCCCCCGGGGCTCTGCCATCGATCTCCACTGGAGCCGGGGAGCCGGAGGATCAGCGAGCCCGGGCGATGAGGCGTCCCCGACGGGATCACCGGCGCAACTACCAGGAGCGCTGGAGGAGCGAGTACCTGATGGACTACGACCGGTGGCGGCACGGGCTGGTCTGCATGGTGTGCGGCGCCACCCTGGCCACCCTCAAACTCAGCACCATCAAGCGGCATATCCTGCAGAGGCACCAGGCCTCGCTGCTGCTCACACAGACCGAGAAGGAGGTGGTCATCGCCAGCTGGGAGAAGCACGTCCTGGGCCAGAACTACCTGCAGGAGGGGTTGCCCGTCCCAGTGCTCAGCTTGGATCCAGCGCATCCCGATCTTGCCCCAG CCGCTCCCCCGCCACCAATGGATGTCATCCACCCCCCGCCGCCCGCCCGGGACCCCTCCCCGCCGGCCTTCAAGGACGTAGCGAGCCGGCCGGCGGGCAGAGGCCGGCCGCCCGGCAAGAAGCCGAAAGCCAAGGCCAAGCCGCCGGTCGGCCGGCGCCAGGGCCTCGGCTGCCCGTCCGCCAAGCGGGTGCGGCGCTACTACCAGGAGCGGTGGAGGAGCGAGTACCTGATGGACTACGACTGCCTGCGGCACGGGCTGGTCTGCATGGTGTGCGGCAGCGCCCTCGCCACCCTCAAGCTCAGCACCATCAAGCGCCACATCCTCCAGAAGCACCAGGCCTCGCTCAGCCTGACTCCCAGCCAGAAGGACGTCGTCATGGCAACCTGGGTGGAGCACCTGCTCAACCAATCGCAGCACAACATCGAGAGCCAGGGGGCGGGGCTGGAGCGCCTCCACCAACCGCACCAGGGCTCGGCCAATCCCTTCGGCCAATCACCCGTCGAGAGTCCGGAGCCGGTCCCGGCGAGCCGCGACCAGTCACACGTGGGGCGGCCGGGGCTGATCGACCAATCGCAGGTCGAGGTTCCTGAGGCGGAGCGGTCGCCGGTCGGGGAGACGTTTCGCCAATCGCGAGCCGGGGTTCGGCACAAAGAGGCGGGGCTAATCCACCAGTTGCTGATGGGCGAGTCAATCCGCCTCATCGACCAATCCGACATCGGCATCGAGGAGCGCGCCGGGGCTGCTCAATTCAAGCCGCCCCATTTCAACCAATCAGAGGTCGAGATCAAGAAACTGGGGGCGGAGCCAAACGCAAATTTCCTTCAATCACACGCCAAATTGAGTCGGACAGAGTCATCCCAGTTCGTCAACCAATCACAGATGACCGTCGAGCCGAGAGGGGCGGGGCCTGCGCCCCCTGCAG GTTCGCCGGTGCCCGGACCCACTGAGCCCGGCCCCGTGGTCAAGGCGGAGAATCACCCGGAGCCGCagcctccctccccttcccccttctcccccccttccccccctcccccctctccccccaacccgGAGCCCACCCCCGGGAGGGGCGTCCGCCGCCACTACCAGCAGCGCTGGCGCTCCGAGCACCTGATGGACTACGACCCGCGGCGCCGGCGCCTGGTCTGCATGGTGTGCGGCAAGGCGCTGGCCACCCTCACCCTGGGTGCCATCCGGCGCCACGTCCTGCAGAACCACCCGCACTCCCTGCTCTTCAACCGGGCCGAGAAGGAGAACATCCTGGAGGCCTGGAACGAGCAGCCGTGGCGCCGGGAGCCGGGCGGGGCGCCGGAACCCCCGACCCTTTCTCCGGCGGGCAAGCGGCCCCTCCGGCGCTACCAGGAGCGCTGGCGCTCCGAGCACCTGATGGACTACGACCCGTGGCGCCGGCGCCTGGTCTGCATGGTGTGCGGCAAGGCGCTGGCCACCCTCACCCTGGGTGCCATCCGGCGCCACGTCCTGCAGAGCCACCCGCACTccctgcacttcagcccggccgCCAGGGAGAACATCCTGCAGGCCTGGAGCAAGACGGTGCCCTGGCAGCGCGAAGAGGAGAGCGTCCCGCCGGACCCGGGGCAGGTCCGGCCCTCGGCCCCCAGCTCACAGCACGGGGCAGCAG TGGGACCGGCAGACAGGGAGCTGGGGGAACCCCAGGAGGAGAGGTCACGGAGCCCGGTGGAGATCGAGGTGTACGTGGAGGAGCCAGAGAAGAGCCCAGCGGCCCGGAGACGTTTCCCGGGCCGGGATCACCGGCGCAACTACCAGGAGCGCTGGCGCCTGGAGTACCTGATGGACTACGACCAGTGGCGGCACGGGCTGGTCTGCATGGTGTGCGGCGCCACCCTGGCCACCCTCAAGCTCAGCACCATCAAGCGGCATATCCTGCAGAGGCACCAGGCCTCGCTGGGCTACACCCTGACCCAGAAGGTGCTGCTGGCCCAGGAGTGGAACAAGAAGGTGGCTGCCATCGCCAGGATGGACCTCTGGCGTCTCCCCAGCGGCCAGAGCCAGGAGGGTCCTCCCAGGGATCCAGGAGGAATAGCTGCCGGGGGGACCTAG